One stretch of Kluyveromyces marxianus DMKU3-1042 DNA, complete genome, chromosome 8 DNA includes these proteins:
- the LPX2 gene encoding Lpx2p, translated as MSLVSAIPGDEASEESGSEQHASVYQRSGKPLSREALYRAKLKYGVYQSPAQGLKAGVVDSKQASDAAANIANKNKTTIEAYKRLLNPNASKAASALSASVIGEQKSAPVQHNDVPSVAASSAAVAAPKKVSSRASSHVGPAPNLGVGRSRASSNAAASATATASLTANSPAPVTQSPTSKMNFTKVLAGAERNAAEMVHNRINPDKVTYVKGISDRNVGKAADASFSLTSDFVSRLPTKLDYVEAAEKESHSVEWAQKAVAALKDFNPDDVTDPHWREREEQRNKLIKSLSSEAVLNKARYNAQQRLDTIDRETSYKAIFRNDEYNRAAVAVAQENLKKTRSADAVTANKVNLGGGLWLAPGDIDNIAKGLIAPVLDEVDQRTGAQRAMDADIAKRDQEYRVQYAEWVNIQTEKHTNDTLLQAKAFERRNKEAADLEAVLNKKYADLCTKKDAEVLEMEKLLESKKAELVKLKEDLEEELRKEDERNAAECAELERNNQLDLENSTREQEELLAPFKAELAAAEQYHEDLKSQKADIEKNIEELRASIEAHKQHVEELNVTIAEHEQKLQAEGEELNNLADSHQVLKEDLDTNYVAVLEKSKEEAKISSEEARLKQLEVDALMNERQTELSNTEIQLKKEKLNLIDALKEVAEVKNEGQIDEEKAKAFLGTTSSEFVASQQKKEVKPVATAAIPEQTTAPAPTAAPAAKETHEDDKVLNGVGFIPLKSKKGLVQRGNSIKKFFGIKKSSHSSAASPAEKPEAAASTEKQEPVPAEQPTAAEQPAATELEPTFSGFSQGSVENRPTDESDDAINKKENRKSLFKEVF; from the coding sequence ATGTCCTTAGTTTCTGCGATTCCTGGCGATGAAGCCTCGGAGGAATCTGGTTCAGAGCAACACGCTTCCGTTTACCAACGTTCTGGCAAACCGTTGTCGAGAGAAGCTCTTTACAGAGCAAAGTTGAAGTATGGGGTGTACCAGTCTCCAGCACAAGGGTTGAAAGCCGGTGTGGTGGACTCCAAACAGGCCTCTGACGCAGCAGCCAACATtgcaaacaaaaataagACCACTATCGAAGCATACAAGAGATTGTTGAACCCTAACGCTTCGAAAGCTGCATCTGCCTTGTCAGCTTCTGTGATAGGTGAACAGAAGTCTGCTCCAGTTCAACATAATGATGTTCCATCGGTAGCCGCATCATCAGCAGCAGTTGCTGCGCCCAAAAAAGTCAGCTCAAGAGCCTCTAGTCATGTAGGTCCAGCACCAAATTTGGGCGTTGGTCGCTCTAGAGCTTCCAGCAATGCGGCTGCTTCCGCTACAGCAACTGCTTCATTGACTGCGAACTCTCCAGCTCCAGTAACCCAGTCTCCGACCTCCAAGATGAACTTTACCAAAGTGCTAGCTGGTGCTGAGAGAAATGCAGCCGAAATGGTTCACAACCGTATAAACCCGGACAAAGTTACCTATGTCAAGGGTATTTCCGACCGTAATGTAGGTAAGGCCGCTGATGCGAGCTTCTCTCTCACATCTGATTTCGTGTCCCGTTTACCTACCAAGCTGGACTATGTGGAAGCGGCAGAGAAGGAATCACACTCTGTGGAATGGGCCCAGAAGGCTGTTGCAGCATTGAAGGACTTCAACCCCGACGACGTTACCGATCCCCACtggagagaaagagaagagcaGAGAAACAAGTTAATCAAAAGCTTGAGCTCTGAAGCAGTCTTGAACAAGGCTAGGTACAATGCTCAACAGCGCTTAGATACGATCGATCGCGAAACCTCTTACAAGGCTATTTTCAGGAATGATGAGTACAACAGAGCTGCTGTTGCGGTTGCACAggaaaacttgaagaagacacGTTCTGCGGACGCTGTTACTGCCAACAAGGTCAACCTAGGAGGTGGCTTATGGCTTGCTCCTGGTGATATCGACAACATTGCCAAGGGTCTTATTGCGCCTGTGTTGGACGAAGTGGACCAGAGAACTGGTGCACAGCGTGCTATGGATGCAGATATTGCCAAGAGAGACCAGGAGTACAGAGTGCAATATGCAGAATGGGTCAACATTCAAACTGAAAAGCACACTAACGACACGCTGTTGCAAGCCAAGGCGTTTGAAAGACGTAACAAAGAGGCAGCGGATCTGGAAGCTGTactaaacaaaaagtaTGCCGATCTATGTACCAAGAAGGATGCTGAAGTATTGGAGATGGAGAAGCTCCTAGAATCGAAGAAAGCCGAAttggtgaagttgaaggagGATCtcgaagaagagttgaGAAAAGAGGACGAGAGAAACGCAGCAGAATGTGCCGAACTAGAACGCAACAACCAGCTTGATCTTGAAAACTCTACACGGGAACAAGAGGAGCTACTGGCACCATTTAAAGCGGAgttggctgctgctgaacAGTACCACGAGGATTTGAAGTCGCAGAAGGCGGATATTGAGAAGAACATTGAGGAGTTGCGGGCTTCGATCGAGGCGCACAAGCAGCACGTGGAAGAGTTGAACGTGACTATTGCAGAGCACGAACAGAAACTACAGGCCGAGGGCGAGGAGTTGAACAACCTGGCTGACAGCCACCAAGTGCTGAAGGAGGATCTTGACACCAACTACGTTGCTGTTCTTGAGAAGAGCAAAGAAGAGGCCAAGATATCGAGCGAGGAAGCTCGTCTCAAGCAATTGGAGGTTGATGCTCTTATGAATGAGCGTCAAACGGAACTTTCGAACACGGAGATTCAGCtaaagaaggagaagctTAACTTGATCGATGCGCTAAAGGAAGTTGCTGAAGTGAAGAACGAGGGCCAAATCGACGAGGAGAAGGCCAAGGCGTTCTTGGGGACGACATCTTCCGAGTTTGTTGCTAGCcagcagaagaaggagGTGAAGCCAGTTGCTACGGCTGCTATTCCAGAGCAAACTACGGCCCCAGCACCAACCGCAGCTCCTGCTGCTAAGGAAACACACGAAGACGACAAGGTTCTCAACGGCGTTGGGTTCATCCCGCTAAAGTCGAAGAAGGGCCTTGTACAGAGAGGAAACtcgatcaagaagtttttCGGAATAAAAAAGAGCAGCCACAGCAGCGCTGCTTCTCCAGCGGAGAAGCCTGAGGCCGCTGCTTCAACTGAAAAGCAGGAGCCAGTCCCAGCTGAACAGCCAACCGCAGCCGAACAGCCAGCAGCCACAGAACTCGAGCCAACCTTCAGCGGGTTCAGCCAAGGTTCTGTTGAAAACAGACCTACAGACGAAAGTGACGACGCCataaacaagaaggaaaacaGAAAATCCTTGTTCAAGGAAGTCTTCTAA
- the HOF1 gene encoding formin-binding protein HOF1: MAQIYNYQESFWDEADQGAGVLLQHVGRGICTCELLLDCFTKRGELEMDYARRLGALSSRLMSNLDRYADYNNMAESLKYFHESQQSVAKSHSKACERLSRENINTMSDFLRQFKARWTTIKGNVENLKKLKDEKKKALKALDQELQSAEDKLRECKINRDTALGQYQKGEYSREVDKWSSIVDESHRRKTVLHHEYKSARNHWFEEWRRISGELQELETQRIQVSRELLQQYAEFTSQPSEIELSLMEQLKQKLSSFTPELEISHFSYHHGTGRIKIKGSSNSLGGHKGSINSYASKDDRSISSRRVIDLTKNDRYVQNVKRLSTQLKNTRLSSINGVSADDKEQTQGRVRPQIITSTATASTSASTPIVDLEPVELRAFNNSSTDSPESPGRYSDPDMAADHKPTQYSDSSEETCSNPTDFTHKKNKPSYDSMTTSLSSMASSVDDSQRFAKSWNSQNRRKSRPSSVYSPKMDMDARFNEKNNTSNTDGKLQVPYGRRRKSLASDVESALEILEKEEPRPATSRTSSGASSSLTVSRTVIPLNKSLNIMRCKRLNVDGEQLTLPIVDSNRATVIKYAKAIYSYKEPNENNILNFNVGDILLLVECINDDWYVGEVYQGNKQHGLVPMNYVKTIG, from the coding sequence ATGGCTCAGATATATAACTACCAGGAGAGTTTTTGGGACGAAGCAGATCAAGGTGCTGGAGTTCTTCTACAGCATGTCGGGAGAGGGATATGTACGTGCGAGTTGCTGCTTGACTGTTTTACCAAGAGAGGAGAGTTGGAGATGGACTATGCGAGAAGGTTGGGGGCCCTGAGTTCACGGCTGATGAGCAATTTAGATCGGTATGCAGACTACAACAATATGGCAGAATCGTTAAAGTATTTCCATGAGTCGCAGCAAAGTGTGGCCAAGAGCCATTCGAAAGCTTGCGAACGCTTGAGCAGAGAGAATATAAACACCATGAGTGATTTCTTAAGGCAGTTCAAAGCTAGGTGGACTACGATCAAAGGTAACGTAGAGAACTTAAAGAAGCTcaaagatgaaaagaagaaggccCTCAAGGCTCTTGATCAGGAACTGCAAAGTGCTGAGGATAAGCTTCGAGAATGTAAGATCAACAGGGACACGGCTTTGGGCCAGTACCAAAAAGGTGAGTACTCCAGAGAAGTTGATAAGTGGTCTTCCATAGTGGACGAGTCTCACCGTAGGAAAACGGTCCTACACCATGAATACAAATCTGCTAGAAACCACTGGTTCGAAGAATGGAGACGTATAAGCGGCGAACTGCAGGAGCTCGAAACTCAAAGAATTCAAGTATCTAGAGAATTGTTGCAACAATATGCAGAGTTTACTTCTCAGCCATCGGAAATAGAGCTGTCCTTAATGGAGCAATTGAAGCAGAAACTCTCTAGCTTTACCCCAGAATTGGAAATATCGCACTTCTCGTACCACCATGGAACCGGcagaataaaaataaagggATCCTCTAATTCTCTAGGTGGTCATAAAGGAAGCATTAACTCATATGCTTCAAAAGACGATCGTTCGATTAGCTCTCGTAGAGTGATTGACCTAACAAAGAATGATCGCTATGTTCAAAACGTTAAGAGACTCTCGACCCAGTTAAAAAATACAAGACTATCCTCTATTAATGGTGTGAGTGCGGATGATAAAGAACAAACCCAAGGAAGAGTTAGACCACAAATAATTACATCAACAGCTACCGCTTCAACCTCCGCTTCAACCCCTATTGTTGATCTAGAACCCGTAGAATTAAGAGCTTTTAATAACTCCTCTACTGACTCACCAGAATCACCTGGCCGTTACTCAGATCCTGACATGGCCGCAGACCATAAGCCTACCCAATATTCGGACTCGTCAGAAGAAACCTGTTCGAATCCAACAGACTTCACACATAAAAAGAATAAGCCAAGTTATGATTCGATGACTACATCGCTTTCGTCCATGGCTTCTAGTGTTGATGATTCTCAAAGGTTTGCCAAATCTTGGAACTCacaaaacagaagaaaatccaGGCCTTCATCTGTATATTCGCCTAAAATGGACATGGATGCTAGATtcaatgaaaagaataacacTAGTAATACTGACGGAAAGTTACAAGTTCCTTACGGAAGACGTAGGAAATCGCTGGCATCTGATGTTGAAAGTGCATTAGAAATCcttgaaaaggaagaaccaCGCCCAGCCACATCTAGAACTAGCTCTGGAGCCTCGAGTAGTTTAACTGTTAGCAGAACAGTTATTCCTCTCAATAAATCTCTCAACATAATGCGTTGTAAGAGACTTAATGTGGATGGTGAACAGCTAACTCTTCCTATCGTTGACTCGAACAGAGCGACTGTCATCAAATATGCGAAGGCTATTTACTCTTACAAAGAACCTAACGAAAACAATATCCTTAACTTCAACGTCGGAGACATTCTCCTCTTGGTTGAGTGCATCAATGATGATTGGTACGTAGGAGAAGTTTACCAAGGAAACAAACAGCATGGGCTTGTTCCAATGAATTATGTGAAGACTATAGGCTAG
- the CSE4 gene encoding centromeric DNA-binding histone H3-like protein CSE4 produces MEQSVRSIDGARSVAGAGRTIIDRESINQRALQLLQRNRQRRLLLKRSEDRARYIPERREQKRELDETLETRNVPQHHISAHERITKAKSHGSKYKPSDLALAEIRKYQRSTDLLISRMPFARLVKEVTDQFASDEEPLRWQSMAIMALQEASEAYLVGLLEHTNLLALHAKRITIMRKDMQLARRIRGQFI; encoded by the coding sequence ATGGAACAATCTGTCAGGAGTATAGATGGTGCAAGATCAGTTGCTGGCGCTGGAAGGACAATTATAGACCGTGAATCAATAAACCAAAGAGCATTACAACTACTACAAAGGAATAGACAGAGACGACTGCTTTTGAAACGAAGCGAAGATAGGGCAAGGTATATACCAGAACGCCGtgaacaaaaaagagaactAGATGAGACATTAGAGACTCGTAATGTCCCGCAACATCACATAAGTGCCCATGAAAGGATAACGAAAGCTAAGTCGCATGGGAGTAAATACAAACCTAGCGATCTGGCATTGGCTGAGATACGCAAGTATCAACGTTCTACAGACTTGCTAATTTCGAGAATGCCGTTTGCCAGATTGGTAAAGGAAGTTACAGACCAGTTTGCCAGCGATGAGGAGCCTCTTCGATGGCAATCGATGGCAATTATGGCCCTTCAAGAGGCCAGCGAGGCATATTTAGTTGGTCTATTGGAACACACAAATCTATTGGCTCTTCATGCCAAGAGAATCACAATCATGAGGAAAGATATGCAGCTAGCAAGACGGATCAGAGGTCAATTCATTTAA
- the ARP9 gene encoding Arp9p, with amino-acid sequence MAPLRQDSYLIIYPGSTRTLVQFGIGEDTLQPPTISIPTKVYRDANGSFTSKETEDVVFPIEDGSIVDIDAFQYLLKLIYKSVLKQQSEDSPIAWDTTLSNIPFLLISHHSWTQFQEELLCRHVFESMKLNHFAILPSSLASSFAFGSLQNCIVLDIGKQHTDVIPIMDYTPLTCFTRQIPVGGDLINEHLSDVLPNLSKSQIEDLKRSDIYEILPQDILDQYGVNKKDEDDGALDVAAIVTSGRDTREILEERENSKTHEKKENSELESNTFFDSNGNSITVGRQRFTGYEELISKISKATGEVMNQIDDIPKLKSMWENVIIVGGTTHIKGFREALLAQLLSDHIVTEPEEERLQREEEEKKKNSANQKKFGKVANLPSLNQIEYVQPPSIILTPKFPDYFPEWKKIGFTDVTFLGAQILTKQVFGHSNTSFYVTREKYEELGPEAIWEVSF; translated from the coding sequence ATGGCACCATTGAGACAGGATAGCTACCTTATTATATACCCAGGGTCCACGCGGACTCTGGTTCAGTTCGGGATCGGGGAAGATACGCTACAACCGCCTACAATTTCTATTCCAACTAAGGTTTATCGGGATGCGAATGGTTCATTTACATCCAAGGAGACGGAAGATGTGGTATTTCCAATAGAGGATGGGTCAattgttgatattgatgCATTTCAATACCTATTAAAGTTGATATACAAGTCGGTATTAAAGCAGCAGAGCGAAGATAGTCCAATTGCGTGGGACACCACACTTTCGAATATTCCGTTCTTGCTTATCTCGCATCATTCGTGGACACAGTTCCAGGAAGAGTTACTATGCAGGCATGTATTTGAATCAATGAAGTTGAACCACTTTGCCATTTTACCTAGTTCGCTGGCCAGTTCATTTGCGTTTGGTTCATTACAAAATTGTATTGTACTTGACATTGGAAAGCAGCACACTGATGTGATTCCCATTATGGATTACACCCCACTCACATGCTTTACAAGACAAATTCCAGTTGGCGGAGACTTGATCAATGAACATCTATCGGACGTTCTTCCAAATTTATCCAAATCCCAAAttgaagacttgaagagaTCTGATATATATGAGATTTTGCCGCAAGATATATTAGATCAATATGGAGTCAACAAgaaggatgaggatgatggGGCATTGGATGTGGCTGCCATCGTTACCAGTGGGCGTGATACAAGAGAGATATTAGAGGAGCGCGAGAACAGCAAGACTCatgagaagaaagaaaacagtgAATTGGAGTCGAATACATTTTTCGACAGTAACGGTAATTCAATTACGGTTGGAAGACAAAGATTCACTGGCTATGAGGAGCTTATTTCTAAGATATCAAAAGCAACGGGTGAAGTTATGAACCAAATCGATGATATTccaaaattaaaatctATGTGGGAGAATGTTATCATTGTTGGTGGAACTACTCATATCAAGGGTTTTAGAGAAGCCTTATTGGCTCAGCTATTGAGTGATCATATCGTAacagaaccagaagaagaacgtCTACAAAGGGAAGaggaggaaaagaagaagaattctgctaatcaaaagaagttcGGAAAAGTTGCCAATTTGCCATCTCTAAATCAAATCGAATACGTACAGCCTCCTTCTATCATTCTAACTCCAAAATTCCCCGACTACTTCCCtgaatggaaaaaaattggaTTTACAGATGTTACGTTCTTGGGAGCTCAAATTCTCACTAAACAGGTTTTTGGTCATTCAAACACTTCTTTCTATGTAACAAGAGAGAAATACGAAGAATTGGGTCCTGAAGCCATCTGGGAAGTATCCTTTTAG
- the PKH1 gene encoding serine/threonine protein kinase PKH1: MSSGQSYNRPILERPVSGSFNVHRPTPPPISVNFQQSPLVSSKTTNDLSESAEEKPFENGAPPILKRALTSADNYISLDQMYPGRSNSGIQSSSDSLPSMESIGSEEEQSELQSQSQSRLYSESPLQSPRGEDSVSIPRELPISEAMQRRQKEWADRGAAVIVKDVKDENTGQVTKQVIKKGINDFKFGETLGDGSYSTVLLATSIESGKKYAVKVLNKEYLIKQKKVKYVNIEKNTLQRLKNTRGIISLFFTFQDETSLYFLLEYAPNGDLLSLMRKFGSMNEKSAQYYSAQIIDALDFMHKKGVIHRDLKPENILLDKDMKVKLTDFGTARLLEGSSTPEGPKYDLLTRSNSFVGTAEYVSPELLNDNYVDFRCDIWAFGCILFQMIAGKPPFKANNEYLTFQKVMKVQFAFTAGFPMVIRDLVKNILIKNPDRRLVIDQIKAHLFYSDINFNDGSVWTNDPPELGPYKISARALQKQVPKVPSSPASPLPQDPSGNSGISSAKYLHKSPRTHSSTSQRSSPDSLSGPKKREIDQRTQKILNNVKMKITQRNEKRAAIQQQQQQQQQQQSSNAQTQGQGDNSLNPATAAAAALHIINKPSNGAIRRQSASSSSAGSLRTQRKTNVPSRTSSAHSSTHSKSAPTTPSSQARKESLSLPPMSKLDILWSYYLKNINERVIKMGDLYVATAKSHNLENRINKARLHFLDADGRLQKKNTLLSQVVRGGGNVTGFRQETSNLVEEDFYHEFLIDEDSLERSFKKKVEQDESSAEGISKLKHFFSNPSENSAEFLSQTEFVKRTCVITTFGRFLLFAKRNTINHATELYYDIEYDIDLAQLGVKIKEIIPEKKLNSKDTFVIQTPFKSFVLQSEESETLVWLSSLLSAVKIKNERHVHKEAPINAIANKAALLAEHEHESNTKAIDSLAISPNIRRTSSFTTQRQKNSHNGHHPSRPISGSSRMLSRSEQIFRPSK; the protein is encoded by the coding sequence ATGTCGTCTGGACAGTCATACAATCGGCCAATCCTTGAGAGACCGGTTTCAGGTTCTTTTAATGTGCATAGGCCCACGCCTCCTCCGATTTCAGTTAATTTTCAGCAGTCTCCGTTGGTCAGTTCCAAGACTACGAACGACTTGAGTGAGAGTGCGGAAGAGAAACCATTTGAGAATGGGGCTCCTCCGATCCTCAAGAGGGCATTGACAAGCGCCGATAACTACATTTCTCTAGACCAGATGTATCCTGGACGCAGCAACAGCGGTATACAAAGTAGCAGCGATTCTCTTCCCTCGATGGAAAGTATCGGgtctgaagaagagcaatCAGAGCTGCAGTCGCAATCGCAGTCACGTTTGTATTCGGAGTCGCCGTTACAGTCTCCACGTGGCGAGGACAGCGTTTCGATACCAAGAGAGTTGCCTATCAGTGAAGCTATGCAGAGGAGACAGAAGGAGTGGGCGGACCGTGGTGCTGCGGTTATTGTGAAAGACGTGAAGGACGAAAACACGGGACAAGTGACAAAGCAAGTGATTAAGAAAGGAATCAACGATTTTAAATTCGGAGAAACGTTGGGTGACGGTTCGTACTCCACTGTTCTGTTGGCCACGTCCATCGAAAGTGGTAAAAAATACGCAGTGAAAGTGTTGAACAAGGAGTACTTGAtaaagcaaaagaaagttAAGTACGTTAACATCGAGAAAAACACCTTGCAACGGCTCAAAAATACCAGGGGTATCATCTCACTATTCTTCACATTCCAGGATGAGACGTCCTTGTACTTTTTGTTGGAATACGCTCCAAATGGCGACCTCTTGTCGTTAATGAGAAAATTTGGATCCATGAACGAGAAATCCGCTCAATACTACTCAGCACAGATCATCGATGCTCTCGATTTTATGCATAAAAAGGGTGTCATTCACAGAGACTTGAAACCAGAAAATATTCTATTGGACAAAGATATGAAGGTGAAGCTCACAGACTTCGGAACGGCAAGACTATTAGAAGGTTCTTCTACCCCAGAAGGACCCAAGTACGATTTACTTACTAGATCAAATTCATTCGTCGGGACTGCAGAATACGTGTCTCCTGAACTTTTGAATGATAATTACGTTGATTTTAGATGCGATATATGGGCATTTGGGTGTATCCTATTCCAAATGATTGCAGGCAAACCACCATTCAAAGCAAACAACGAGTATTTAACTTTCCAAAAAGTCATGAAAGTGCAATTTGCTTTCACAGCTGGATTCCCAATGGTAATAAGGGACTTGGTGAAAAATATTCTCATCAAAAATCCAGACAGAAGGTTAGTTATCGACCAAATAAAAGCTCACCTGTTTTATTCtgatatcaatttcaatgatgGTAGCGTATGGACGAACGATCCTCCAGAGCTAGGGCCTTATAAGATTTCCGCAAGAGCACTTCAAAAGCAGGTACCAAAAGTTCCATCATCTCCAGCTTCTCCTTTGCCTCAAGATCCATCAGGGAATTCTGGTATCTCGTCTGCTAAATATTTGCATAAGTCACCAAGAACCCACAGCTCAACTTCACAGCGGAGTAGTCCAGATAGTTTATCAGGTCCCAAAAAACGTGAAATTGACCAGAGAACACAGAAAATATTAAACAACgttaaaatgaaaattaCCCAGCGGAATGAAAAACGGGCTGCTAtccagcaacaacaacaacaacaacaacagcaacaatcTAGTAATGCCCAAACCCAAGGCCAGGGCGACAATTCTCTGAATCCAGCCACAGCCGCAGCTGCAGCACTGCACATAATTAATAAACCTTCGAATGGTGCAATTAGAAGACAatcagcttcttcttcttctgccgGATCTCTGAGAacccaaagaaaaactaaTGTTCCAAGCCGCACTTCAAGTGCTCATTCTTCTACTCACTCTAAATCTGCTCCAACTACACCATCATCCCAGGCAAGAAAAGAGTCCCTAAGTTTACCTCCAATGAGCAAACTTGACATACTTTGGTCGTATTATCTAAAGAATATCAATGAACGAGTAATAAAGATGGGAGATTTATATGTGGCTACTGCCAAAAGTCATAACTTAGAAAACAGAATTAATAAAGCGAGGCTTCACTTCTTGGATGCTGACGGCCGGctacaaaaaaagaatacttTGTTGTCACAGGTAGTTAGGGGAGGCGGTAATGTCACTGGGTTCCGCCAAGAGACTTCCAACTtggtagaagaagatttttATCACGAGTTTTTAATTGATGAGGATAGTTTAGAAAGAAgcttcaaaaagaaggttgagCAGGATGAATCATCTGCTGAAGGAATTTCAAAGTTGAAACACTTTTTCAGCAACCCTTCTGAAAATTCTGCTGAGTTCTTATCGCAGACAGAGTTTGTGAAAAGAACCTGTGTTATTACGACTTTTGGAagatttcttttatttGCTAAGAGAAACACGATTAACCATGCAACGGAACTCTATTATGATATTGAGTATGATATCGATTTGGCGCAACTCGGCGTAAAAATCAAGGAAATAATCCCTGAAAAGAAACTGAATTCTAAAGATACTTTCGTCATTCAAACTCCATTCAAATCTTTTGTATTGCAATCAGAGGAATCAGAAACTTTAGTATGGCTCAGTTCCCTTCTCTCTGCAGTCAAGATTAAGAACGAACGGCACGTTCACAAGGAAGCTCCTATCAATGCCATTGCTAATAAAGCTGCATTGCTAGCCGAACATGAACATGAATCGAATACAAAGGCTATAGACTCTCTGGCAATAAGCCCAAACATCCGGCGTACTTCAAGTTTTACTACACAACGCCAGAAAAATAGTCATAATGGACACCATCCTAGTAGACCGATCTCTGGTAGTTCTCGAATGCTTTCTCGGAGTGAACAGATATTCAGACCTAGTAAGTGA